CATTCCTTATATTAAAATGCCAAGAAACTATTGGCATAGTTGGAAACTAACAATAGACTGTTTTACATGTTTtgtagtttttttatttataactTTGTCAGATATTCACAAAAATTGTTGCTTTAAGATAATTTATTATCTTTATTTATTCTCATTACTTTATGCAAATTCACCCCATATTTATTATTAGGTTTGGAGTGAGGTAAACCAAGCCGTGCTGGACTATGAGAACAGGGAGTCGACTCCCAAACTTGCTAAACTCCTGAAACTTCTGCTGTGGGCTCAGAATGAACTGGACCAGAAGAAGGTCAAGtaccctaaaatgactgatcTTAGCAAGGGAACCATCGAGGAGCCCAAGTGAACTGCTCAACGCTAGCTTTCTGTGGGAAACCAAATGAACattttccttccactttcacTATTTATACTCAGTCAGTGACTGACACTTaaatatactttttttttttgtttagcaTAATTGTTATTGCTTATCAAAGACTTTTGCATTAAATGGGTCGTGCAAATGGGAATGTTtgaattttaaatgtgatttatGGCCAAAATGGAAACACTTTTTAATGCAGAGAAAATTTTATGATTTTGTTACCTCTATATTTGACTTGGTGAAAAAATTTAATTCTATCCATTGTGTTTTGCAGATACTTACTTTACAGTGTCTTTTGTCAATGAATGTTCAAGAACTGTATGTAATGGTCAAAAGCTCTTTAGAcaggtttggatgtgaatgaaGCTTAAATCTTCAGGATGGTTAAGTGAATGGACAATGGCGTTTGttacactcactctcctcaaaTGTTGAGGATCTGTGTCCACTGGATTTTGAAGCTTTATATGCATTGGCTTCAGTAGGACAGTGGACTGATTGTGTAACGGTGGAACTTTTGCGTCCACTTTATTTGCAGTGCAAAGATTGTGAAGATAACCATTTTGTAAATGTTCTAGAGGAAGGACGAAGAGGGATCATCTGCTCTGTGAATATGTGTCATTGTAATGTTTGTTTTCTACTGTTGCATCTTATTATAGTACCGCTGTCATCAACATATTCAATAATGTAATTTATAGAAAATACAAATTAGTGAGTTTTTGAAGTCAGAAGCTTTACTGAGGTATTAAATGCTTTTTTGAAGTTCTTGTACATCTCTCTATTATTATGGTGTGTTGGTGCTAGTATTCCTGCAGACCACCCCGATGGACGCTATATTAATCAACTGGGTTATGAGAATTAAAGGCCAGTTATTTTACATAACGTTGGTTTATGTTGCATTCCGCTGTCGTCAGTACACTGGGACCAAAACACAAGCCCGGTTGGCCCTGCTTAGCTGGGGAGCTAATGCAGTAGATTCACCCACGACAGAAGAAACGGGTTATCCACACAGAAGGTCTCATAAATTTCCTTCAAAAATATTTTCGTTCATACGTTGTGTGGTATCCGGAAAATGTCCCCGTACGTGTTTACTTACCGAAGATAAACGTTAGTTTGTCGTCGTTTAGAAGAGGCTGGCGATGTTTCACCAACCAAGCGGCACGTTTGGCGTTCAGTATGTTAATTATGCGCCTGTAATGAAGCTTTTGTAACGCTTGTAGTTGCAGAATAATATATGACAATATACAGGACTGCTTATTTCTGGCGATTTTATTGTTTTGCATGAAGTGGCGTTACTTCCTGGTTTAACCCCACTGTTGGTTGGAGGAACTGCGTTGATGTAAGAAGAGAAAACTGACACGTGGATTATCACCACTTCTACCAGCAGGAAAAGCTCGAATATCTTGTTCAGCTGGTCAGCGGTGCAACAAAATTGTTCTGTCCCTTATTTATGCTTCAGTTGATGCAGAATATCCATCCAGGGGAGATGCTACTGCCAGGGACGCGCAACCAAAAGACTCATTATTCGTCTTTTTGCTTTTTTGCCTGTCACGCTCCGGAgagctaacccccccccccccccaagacctCCGGAAAATAGTGAGAAACGTGCAATAATTTGTCGTTGAATGGCAATTCTACAAAAACTTGGGAAGAACTCTTGTCCCGACTTGGCAAATGACACAGACAGTCCGGCAGATAATTTTGGACCAGTTGGATCTCAAAAAAAGTGGCCAGAATCAAATCAGAATTGGTCAAGGTGAGTGCGTTATCATCTCTGTAATGTCAGAAAAGTAGTCTATACCTTCTTAACTGTCCATAGTCTGTATGTTCAAAGCTACCTCACTCCAAGAGTATCACTAGTTAAACGTTAGATTTACCTAATAACATGACAGTGAGAATTTTTACACTATAATGTAATAACATGTTACTAGTTCAGTGATAAACATTCCTGTTGAGAATAGATACTTGGCTAGTTGCCTACATAAAACCTATTGTTGCTTTTAATTACACATTAATTACGCCTAACTGAAGTCAAAGTAACTGTCTCTTAGCTAGCCAGTTAGTGTTTTATCTTAACTACAAAAAGCAAGTCTGACTTAGTTAAACTTGTATCAATCGATTAAACATCACCAACGTGTCAGTTTAGTTCATAGGGTGAATTACATTTTCAATTGATGGACCAAGCTGCTTGGCTACTGTTTAAATATTGGAGTCGTGCGATTAGATTTTCTGATTTAGAAGATAAAAAATCATGCGGGTGGAGGATTTAGTCTGTATTTTTTTCTTGAATTCCACACAAACGTTGCTATTTTCTTACAATTCTGTCAGAAACAATTCCATACAAACTGTCCATCCACATTTACATACTCTaactttttttatttctttttaaatcttatttttaaaacagttatttttaaatatatttgaagCAAACAGGTCATTTAGGTTTGGTCTTCACGGAAGTTCACATAGCTGCAGACAGTCCTGCCACACTAGCTCTGGTTTTGTCTGTCTGCAGGCCAGCAGCACGGGTATGGACCGTCATTCTGTTGCTGGGCACCTGCTTGCTGTACTGTGCCCGAGTGGCCATGCCCATCTGCGCCGTGAGCATGGCGGAGCGCTTTGGCTGGTCCAAGAGGGAGTCGGGCATGGTGCTGGGCAGCTTTTTCTGGGGCTACTGTTTCACTCAGATCCTTGGAGGCTACGTCAGTGACAGGTCAGTGAAATATATTGTGTGttatgggtgggtggggttgttTAAATAGGAGTGGCACTGTTTGTCGGCCAGGCAATCTTATGTCACAGGCTGAAGCCCTTGTCTCATGTAATGTGAATGTGTAGACATCCGAGGACATAATTACATATGTGAGGAAAGTGTGACGCTGTGAAGGCTTGTGAATGAAGGGCATGGCTCCTGTTTTACAGGATGTGTTGTCCATTATGCTTTGTATATTCATGTGAAGCCACAATCAAGCATTTCACTGGGGtataaaaatttattttttaaaaatgttattcACATATAAATAAGCACACAAGCTCATATGGTTATGGTTATAGTTATGGTTATTTATTGTTAAATTAGTGAACATTCTGACAATAAATTTTCATAACATTTCATATCAAAGTTTCATAAACACAATTCACCTTAAATTACTTTATATCACATTTTATCATGGTGTGTGGAGAGTGCATCTCCAGAAATATTTATAACCTCCTTGACCTCTGTCCTATAATGAGCCACCTATTCACAACCTTGGCTTCATCAAACTGTTGAATAGCGGGCACCTCTAGGTTAATTTACATTAACATAGTAAGTATTTAAATGGACAAGTTACTTCTCCAGTGTGACTTGATTATCTTGTTCTACAGAGGGCAAACTGAAACATACTCAATCAGAAGCAAGGTCTTCTGTTCTCTGCATTCAGTATCCAAGAGTCCATGCCTTTGCTTACTGTGATTGTGGctattatttaataaatatgcAGGTGGCCATTGCACAAATCTGGCTCCCCTCTGATCACAGCCAGCATGTTCTAAGACCCCAGCAAATGAATCAATTACATTTCAGGTGATCTGTCCAAAAGTCTGCTAGGAGTCCCTCATTATCACACCATTCTCTTGGGTCCACCGGCTTTGAGGCAGATTTCAGGAGATTATGGGTTTCTACATCCTTGAATCTTTTTGTCGATCACAACGTCCAATTTTTGAACCTTCACTCTGCGTAAAAAGTTAATAATTAATCAAAAGAAAATACAAcaaatacatagacacacacagctaccTGTCAAAGTCATCCCTGAATTCCTGGCACACATTTCTAAGCTCAACTTTCCTTCTTTTGTATCTTCAATTAATTTCTCTAGTTTTGTTCTGGGCTGGTGAATACACTTGTCAGCAAGAGGAGTGCAGTCTAAAAAGCTTGTAATGCTTTTGCCAATGTAACACCTTCCTCCTGTAACTTCAAGGTTAAACAGtaatcacataaacagacaGTTTTAGATCTCCTAAACACTGCATGTAGTTTGGACTGGAACCTGGATGATTTTTGGCTCTTTAAAACATTAACAAACACAAAACGGAGAGAAGAAAAATAAACAGCAGCTGTTTGTATTCAGTCAGGTCTTTGTTAGCGTGTTTTGCCGCTGCAGTTGGACATGCCAGTTGGACATACCCACAGAACCTCACCAGGGAGGCttctccacttgaggcaaggtctcaagttttagaggtgctgattctcatcccagcCATCTCGCACTCGGCCGCAGACAAAGTCGATCATCAAACTGCGACCTTAGGTGTCCTGCGACCTTTTTGAACATGGTGTTCGTTATGGACAGACTGCACAGAAGTACAGAGAAGAATGGAACAAAAAAAACGTGTTTTGTCTCTTCAGATCAGAGAAGCCgttttaaaaataaagaaaggGGACTATTAGGGGCTATTTTTTCACTGCTATACATGCAATTCCCACTAAAAAGAGCAGTTTTTGTCAGCTTTGTTGGGATATTTCTGGGATGGAGGGGTCAACATCAACCCAAGAAAACTGCTTATTCCTGTGGGGATGAAGCTGCAGACATGCCTAGCTTCGTCTTTGTTTCTCTGACATCTGTCTGTGTGCCTCACTCCGACATCTTTTATCAATACAAAACTGATTGATTTTGACTGGATGTGCAAATAAAGTATTTTTGCATGACGGCTGGTTAAATATTGAAGTGAATTGAGTTTGGCCTCGCTTGCATTGTTACGTTGTTTCATTGTTAATACTTTGTGCCACCCCCTCCCAACGCCAACATCAGGTGATTTTACGCACTCTTGTCCCGGTGAAGCATTTTACCTGCCCTGAGCATTTGGGCCATCGTTATTGTTGAACACTGTTAACACATTAAAgataaatatggcacatttcaaatgTGTGGTACTGGTGAACTTTAAGATGAACTGTATGTGTTGCCTGTGATGTTTCCTTTAGAGTGGGAGGAGAGAAGGTGCTGCTGTTGTCGGCTGCAGCATGGGGGGCCATGACGGCCTTCACCCCCATCCTGGCCCACTTCTGCTCACGGCCCATCATCTCCTTGACTGTGTCACGCTTCCTCATGGGCCTCCTGCAGGGTGAGTGGGTAACAGTAACATCTGTTAACGATAATGGTGTTCTTTATTCTTGAACTTGGAACTTTGCTTTTAGTTGTTCGACAGAGCTGTTATGAACAGATACACTTGATTGGAAACAGAGCTtctcaaaaagaaaaaaaaaaggaagtGTGCAGTCTTGCTCTTCTACAGTGAAGTGTGTGATTGTCTTTATTATTCTGGACTGCTAAGGAGCTGCTCCAAATCAGAAAAGACTGTTTAGATTGCTACAATATGAAGAAAGTGCTGTCACTTGGAGAGAAGGCCTTTTGTGAGGAGCTCAAAAGCTGGTGTTGTGCTGCTGGTGTTGTGACCTTGACCTTGACCTTGCTCTGTCTGTGGAAGGTTGACTTTGAGACAGGGGTCCAGTCTTCATCACATCCTGCTGTCCCAGCTAATGATGCAGTCTGTGTTTACAACTGCCTCGTCTATTTACATGAGCACCAGTTTTGCCagttttgtatgtttgtgttatgCTAGTGTGTGTCCTTACAGTAGGTAATAGCTCACATCTGATATTTATTTTCTGTCCACAATCAACCGTATTGACTGTTCTAGCCAGGTTTTCATTGTGGATTCCTAAATCTCTGTCTGTCGTCCCTGGTGCAGGTATGCACTACCCGTCTCTGGCCAGCCTGTGCTCACAGAAGGTGGTGGAGAGTGAGCGTGGCTTCCTCATGAGCACCATTGGAAGCGGCTCGTATCTGGGGTGAGAAGCTGAGCTTGGGCGGGCCTGGGCGGTGGTGTGGGCGGGGCGTTGGGCGGGGCATGGGTGAAGTGGGGTGAGGCAGAGTGAGGGGAGATGCCTGTGTTGAGCACGTCTGTGTTGCCTGTGTTGAGCACGTCTGCTCCCTTGCAGGACACTGGTGATCGGAGGAGTGGGCTCGCTCATGCTGGACATCTATGGCTGGGAGAGTGTCTTCTACATCTCTGGCCTCCTCTCCATGCTCTGGGCCTTCTGTGTGTGGAAGTACCTGCTcaagggagagggtgagtgtacacacacagcactgcagtATATAACTAGTAGAGCCAGTATTGCTTTGGAATTATTGCTGTACACAACGCagaaaaaaagggaaaataAGATAATAATTTTCTTATGTAGTATTTGAGTTTTCCTCCCAAGATTGGCATATTTTCATACTTGTGATTGGACACACAAAATTGCACTTAGCTCATGTGGGGGTGTAGTCTCGATTTACACATAGGGGTTATGTGCGATTTTGTTTCAGACATGATTGAAGCTTACTGGATATATGCACATTTTGTTAACACTGCTTATAGAACCTAGAGCCTGTGTACAGTAAACAGTTGAATGTGTGCAGATGACATAATTGAGtgtgtaatttaaatcattTGAGAAGAGGCAGTTTCATGTTGTTCCTAAGAGCCGTGATGCACTGTGATTCTGTGAATTATACGCTGTCATTAGAACTGGGGGATCTTGCATATAATTTTCTCTATGCTGTTAGAGCTTCcgttaggtgtgtgtggctgaggcgtcagtgcagatgtgtgtgtgtgtgtgtgtgtgtgtgtgttcaggacccATCATCACACTGGAATCTCTGGGCAGCTCCGGAGCCTCGTCCAAACTCTCCCGCAGAAACTGGTTACGTCTCTTCAGACAACCAGCTGTGTGGTAAGATAAGAATCGGGAacgtgtgtgtaagagagagagagagagagaaagagattcaAATATTTGTGGTATGCCATATGTCATGTTTCGATTCCTCACCCACTTTATCAGACATCCTCTCTTGCCCTACCACACACAGGCCGCACCTGTTTGATAGGCGGCTTTCATAGGTATATAGGTACAGACTGCTTTCATAGGTATATAGGTACAGACTGCAGTCCATCTGTTTCCATGTGCAATGTGTTTGCTATCATCCAAGTCTTCACCACTGCTTCGGACCACAGGACCACGACCGACCGGATATTATTTGGGTGGTGGGCAACTCTCCACACAGCAGTGACCCTGACCTGGTAGTGGCACGGTAGTTCAGCTGCTATGAGAGGCCCACCACCAAAAATATCCATCCGACGGTGGGCCCGTGGTGAGAAAATGACCATTGATGAAGGGTTGGCAGTTTGCCTGGCCAGACTGTGCAAGGCAACAGATGGACTATAGTCCCTAACTGTACACTTACAAGGTGTGTCTCATAAATAGTATTTCTAATAGTATATATTATGGCTCCCCAAATTATAGAGTTACATGAAATCCTGAATATCATGATTTTGTGATGTGATTTAAATACAATTAAACTAATTTCTTTAGTCATTAGCCCTGTCCTGTatcatatttgtttttttctctctcattctctctctccctctctccctctctctctggctctctctctcggATGTCCATCAGTGCGGTCATTATCACACACCTGTGCACTGCTAGCACCTTCTTCACCTTGTTGTCATGGCTACCAACGTTCTTCAAGGACACTTTTCCTGATTCCAAGGTAAACTGATGCACTATGGGTAGAAAATAATGCACATGTAGAAATAATTGTACAGTAAGTACATCTTAGAGCACATATAACATGACATTATCAAACTGCTGTATAAAGTCATGGCTTAACATTAAACATGCCAAACAGGAAAACATTACATTGTAAAACTTGAAATGTACATATGAACGGAGACATTAAGTAAAGAGAGTAAACCAGAGTAAAACATATGTTGTCCTAAGTGTCTGGACTTAACAACTGTTGAGATGGAGCAGGTCTGACACTGGATGTTTGTTCACTCTGGCCTTGACATTTTCTGACACTGCTCCATGATTAATAGACAGGTTATCTGCAGAAGGAACTGTGGATGAAAATCACATTTTTCTTATTGGTAATTCATGTCATTGAGACATTCACTAAGCTAGTGGGAGCTTATATAAAGGAAAATAGGTTGGACACAGTGGAACTTTGTGGGGCACAGCCAATGAAGACACATTAAATGTGATTGTGCTATCACTTAGACTTGAAGCAGTCGAGGACTTCTCCGTGTAGACCAGACATGTGCTCATGCTGTTTGGTGGGAAGACCATGGTCATTGTCACGGGGACACTAAAGTCCACATCACAGGTTCCTGACAGATCTTTTGTGACGTTTGAGCAGATTGCGTACTAGGAAGAGCTTTTAAGTCAGACTGAAATGTTTCAGAGATGTTATTGCTTAGCGCACATTAACATATTTCAGAAAGTTTGACATTGTTTGACATTGGATTGATATTTGGGTTTTTTAAGAAGAGCTATTTGATTTAAACAATGAAGACCTCTGCATATGGACATGCTTTTATTTTGGACATTTTTTATAAGAGCACTGGGTCCTCCACCTCAAACATGTCCTTTAGGAGACATGAAGGGATTGTATCACGGTGAGGTTGTGAGATTTATCTGAGATTTAATAAAACTGGATCAGTAATAATTAGTAGTGGTGTAAAGCAAATAATTAGTGGTGTAAAGCACCAGTAATTCCCCAGTAATGgcgtgaaatgtgccatatactctaccgttcaaaagtttggggtcacttagaaattttcttatttttgaaagaaaagcagtttttttttcaatttagctaacattaaatgcataaaaaatacactatatacattatcaatgtggtaaatgactattccaGCTGTAAatgtctggtttttaatgcaatatctacatagatgtatggagacccatttccaacaaccatcactccagtgttttaatggtacattgtgtttgctaactctgtaaggaggctattggatatagcctattggatatttagagacattgccaagaaactgaagatttcctacaatggtgtgtactactcccttcagaggagagcacagacaggctctaaccagagtagaaggagaagtggaaggccccgctgcacaactgagcaagaagacaagtacattagagtctccagtttgagaaatcgacgcctcacaggtcctcaactggcagcttcattaaatagtacccgcaaaacgccagtgtcaacgtctacagtgaagaggcgactccgggatcctggccttcagggcagagtggtaaagaaaaagccatatctggctaataaaagaaaaagattaatatgggcaaaagaacacagacattggacagaggaagattggaaaaaagtgttatggacagacgaatcaaagtttgaggtgtttggatcacacagacgaacatttgtgagacgcagaacaactgaaaagatgctggatgagtgcctgacaccatctgtcaaacatgatggaggtaatgtgatggtctggggttgctttggtgctggaaaagtgggagatttgtacaatgtaaaagggattttgaataaggaaggctaacactccattttgcaacaccatgccataccctgtggacagcgcttgattggagccaatttcatcctgcaacaggacagtcaccagatctcaaacaatggggttgagatctggtgactgcgctggccactccattaccgccagtgcagtcaccagatctcaaccccattgagctgttgtgggagcagcttgaccgtatggtacgaaaaaagtgcccatcaacccaatcaaacttgtgggagcggcttctggaagcatggggtgaaatttctccagattacctcagcaaattaacagctagaatgccaaaggtctgcaatgctttaattgctgctaagggagcattctttgacgaaagcaaagtttaaagtagaaaatcttttcaaataataaaaaataaacattatttctaccttgtcaatgtctagactatatttctattcattttgcaactcatttgataaataaaagtatgagatttcagggaaaacacaaaattgtctaggtgaccccaaacttttgaacggtagtgtagaTAAACCTGCTATGTTTGGCCTTCAGATggattttttagtttttttttctctttacacTTGTTACCCCATAACCCCATCAAGACAGTTGTGTAATTACAGTCAGTTTCCTGCAGGGGGCTCTGTCACATCAGTGTTCATGAATGTGTCCTATTAAGTGGGAGTTTTGGTGCAAGCGTGAAGAGGGTTTACACTGTTCAGTGGATTCAGTAGAAGCTAAGCCCCCACTTTAAACGAGTTGGAGAGCTCCGTATAACTGAATCGCACTTTAATGCTGCCCTGAGCACCAAGCCAcattcccctcccccaccttttCATGTTTAagacctgtttgtgtgtgtgtgtgtgtgtgtgtgtgtgtgtgtgtgtgtgtgtgtgtgtgtgtgtgtgtgtgtgtgtgtgtgtgtgtgtgtgtgtgtgtgtgtgtgtgtgtccagggttGGGTGTTTAATGTAATCCCGTGGTTTGTGGCCATTCCTTCCTCACTATTCAGTGGCTGCCTGTCTGATCATCTCATCAGTCAGggtatgaaaacacacacacaccaaaaataTTCAGTCAGTCAGGTCAAACCAAAAAGGTACATTTCAGATTATTTTGTGCTCTGGGGCAAGCAGCATACACAAAGTATATATGAGGCTATTAGTCTTCAGG
This sequence is a window from Brachyhypopomus gauderio isolate BG-103 chromosome 21, BGAUD_0.2, whole genome shotgun sequence. Protein-coding genes within it:
- the slc17a9b gene encoding solute carrier family 17 member 9b, producing the protein MAILQKLGKNSCPDLANDTDSPADNFGPVGSQKKWPESNQNWSRPAARVWTVILLLGTCLLYCARVAMPICAVSMAERFGWSKRESGMVLGSFFWGYCFTQILGGYVSDRVGGEKVLLLSAAAWGAMTAFTPILAHFCSRPIISLTVSRFLMGLLQGMHYPSLASLCSQKVVESERGFLMSTIGSGSYLGTLVIGGVGSLMLDIYGWESVFYISGLLSMLWAFCVWKYLLKGEGPIITLESLGSSGASSKLSRRNWLRLFRQPAVCAVIITHLCTASTFFTLLSWLPTFFKDTFPDSKGWVFNVIPWFVAIPSSLFSGCLSDHLISQGYDTASVRKLMQFFSMGVSGLFTLCLCGTTSFPTAVAFVSAAMGFTTFSHSGVSVNVQDLAPSCAGALFGVMNTCGAFTGVIMVYFSGYLIEASGSWASVFALITMVNLLGLGTFLVFAEARRVDIEVTKGHHHSIHL